The stretch of DNA aGTCTCGAATGTAACTTCAGGACCAAATTAAGTATTATCTCCTATAACAAACAAGCTATAGATTCATGCAAATACAATAAGGTagggaaaaaaaaagtagagcTTGTTGATTAAGAAGTAATTTCTAATTTAGGACATGTAACTTCTGAGGGAAAGAAGCTATTTACGAATTCTATGATGTTTCTATGAGAacttccaccaccaccatcactaactGCCCTGAGAACCAAAGATTTCCATTGCATGGCATTATTCTtcatctcttttcctttctcgCACTCCATCATTTCCTTTATGCAATCCCTCAATGCTTCACTCTTCACAATCTTTTTCTCATCAATTGGAACTCTAATTCCCACTTTCCAAACATCAACCATATACTTTGCATTTGTGATTTGATCAGACCATTGTGGCACTACAATAGTTGGAACTCCTAAACTCAAAGTTTCCAGTGTAGAGTTCCAACCACAATGTGTTACAAAACATGCCACAGATTGATGAGCTAGTACTTTCAATTGGGAGCACCATGTTACTACCAAACCCTTCTCTGATTTCTTTGCAAAATCTTTTGGAAGTTTAATCTCTTCGGAGGTTCTAACCACCCACAAAAAATAATGATTACTATTTCTTAGACCATATGCTATTTCTCTCATTTGTTCTTCATCAAGAGGAACCAAGCTCCCAAATGAGGCATAAACAACCGATCCATTTGGTTTATTGTGTAGCCATTCCAtgcattcttcttcactcttgaATGCTGCAGCTCCATAATCTTCATCATCCTTAATTCGTTTGTCCAAAAATACAGAGGGAATATTTGGTCCAATGGTTCTAAATTTTGGCCAAATCTTGGTAGTCCAATCAGCCACCTAGAAACAAATTTTAGGAAGCAACTATTAcatattgaatttgaaatttgaagaaaataaaagaagaaaaagaaaataatgaaaaaatataatttatgctattattaatgtaaaaaaactaaaattcatTATAGAGGAAATACCCAATTCGATTCTTGTCTATTTTCACGAAGGACAAAgcaatttctataaaaaaaaaggacACTTTAACcctcaacctttttattttgggacaatacgattcctttgttaaaaaattcgttaaaaataataacaaaaattagttttgtagaagattttatttgtattttgtgaaGGTTTTAACCTTACACAAAATTCTTTTCAACAATTTAACCAATTATTACCACTACCTTCTTCATCGTCATTATTATCACTCTtatctctattatttttattaatttatcataattgTTATCTTTTCTACCGTCATCATCACCAATATCAATATTATCAAagttctcttcttttatttcttattcgatgttctttttttcctttaaaaggTATTTATACTACAATTACTTTTTTTTGCGACATTATTTTTGTCAATGATTTTTCTTCACTTAATCACTATTGGTGaaggaatttttcaaaaacaaacttATTGATAGTTTGTGGAGGTTTAAAAccccacaaaatacaaataaaatccccacaaaactgatttttattattatttaatcgtTTTATTTTTCGTAAAAATGGACAAGGATCGAATTGAATATTTACTCTTGATATAATGATTCCTTAGAGAGTTGTAAAATAATAGAAGGCTTTAATAaccttaatattaataaaataaaattagatcatATTCCTAATGTTATTGATGGGTAAACTCTAATGGTtatctctaaaatatttatttatttttaaatattttaatatttaatttaatctcaaatatttaaaataaattttagttatttttttaatttttttatgatttaagttagttaaaataaatagaatgagATGGTGATAtcgataataataaaattaggataagaagaaaaaataaaaacaatgacaaatctaaaatttttatatcaaaaccaaagtatatataatatgataataatttttataattatataataaagtCAAATTTAGTAAGTATCAATGTAATATATAGTTGAATTATTAGTTAGTCAGAAATAAGTTGAAATGAATAACTAGAAAATGATATATTGgacaattcaattaaaaaactAGCTTGATAGCTTCTGTATATAAGTTTCACAAGATCCATAAAGACTTGATGAAACTTTTAGTTCTTACACTCAAtgcatgaataaaaaaattctccCTCCTTAATTTTATATCAGTTTCTCTCTATGTTAGTTTCAGCAGTAAGATAGTAGAacaaacaaatattattattattattattattattattaaaatcttGAAAATCTAGTGGGGCCTTGGGGGCATTTAATTAACCCCCAACAATATCCAAGCATCCGTACGTGGAAGGGGGACAATGACAAAGGAATGAAACGATGCTTAAGATGGTGGGGTCTGGGGTGAGTAGCGGCAGGATGAGAGGTACCAGTAGTGGAGAGGATCACtctccaataaaaaaaattggatgcgGTCAaatatttaatctaattttttattatctttttatttaattttagtcttatttataaaattaaagataaaaaattatattttattctcttatcTATTTTTTCTACTAAGAGAAGATCCATTTCCACCGGCACCAGTAGTAGTGACCGTGATGTTTTGGAATAGAGGATGGTCATGGAGGCGAGGTTAGTGACTGGAAGgaatattcttaatttttttttaaattttataaacaaaaaatatacttttaacttttatattGATATAAGGAtgaaacctttttttttaattttcctttaaaaaaaatatttttcttttatattgatATATAACCGTTTTCACATTGTATGAGTGAATATAAATACAGAACATTCATAAAAACGTCGAACACTAACCTCTTTATCCAGCtcatagattgcattgcatagTATCCAATCAGCTTTATCAATGTTAGAAAATTGACCCACTAACAAGTCAAGCAAAACTtgatcttcatcatcatcacattTTTGGAAGAAAGAAGGCAAGTCCTCAAGTTGAAGTTTAGGCATAGAAGGAAGTGAGATCTCATCCTCAATTAGAGGAACCTTAATCTTCCCCAACTGTACATGATAATATATGCTATTCACACCCAAATTTTGAGTGAGATAAACAGCACCAACTATACCAAATTTCTTAGCAATATCCAATGCCCATGGCAAAAATGAATTATAGATAATACAATCTATAGGGTTGCCTAATTTAGCAAGCTTCTCTATAAGCTCAGAAAGTGATTGTGGGCCCACTTCCCAAAACCGGCCCAAATAGGCCTTAAAGTTTCCAGCTTCAACAAACCCACCATTATCAAACCCATCAGAGATGGATTCAAGTGATATGTAAGGTGGCACTTTTTGTAAGCTCTTGCTATAGAAACATGTGGTGGCTAGTGTTACTTTCACTCCTTCATGTACCAAGAGCTTTGAGAATTGGATCATGGGGTTTATGTGACCTTGTGCTGGGTAAGATAAGACCAAACAATGTGGTTTTCTAGGATCTATGTTTTTCTTCTCCATGTGTTTGTGTAAActcaattttatttgtttcttgcAATGTTGGTGTGTGTTGAGTTGAGATTTGAGAAACAGAGCCACAGAGGAGTCAATATATAGACAGAGGAATTGGAAACTTATTAAATGGATGGAACGAACACTTTGAATTGAGTTTGTGCACTTTCTAGTCCAAGAcaccaaaagaagaaaaaaatgtatcttttggaattttttactttttacataAGAGTacctttttctatttatatatatcaatttcatatttttaattttatcttatattaaattttttaaaaaataataaaattagactCTGACTTTTCTAgcctaaaaattataatattatattatatctaaagttcttttatttaaaatatatgaagatgaatagattttttgaaaaaatttacatgccttatattttaaaaaataacaaatatttttatatttttaattaaaaaatatattcatttTCAAGTGAAAaagttagaaatttatttgtgttttttttttaatatcaattttGATATGATGTGATGGTTAGGTGTAGGACCGTTTGTTGGGTCTTTATGGGCTTCTGGCTAAGAACACATATCAAACATGCACACAGTTCAGGTGGATGCATTTCTTTCACtctcatttcattttcatcGGTGGAAAGCAACAAAAGTTCAGGTGGGCCTATTTAAAACGGAACCTTGATAAAAGAGAGACCTTACACAAAGAGTATATATCAATTTTGGTCCTTAGCGAATTTTAGACCAGATACTTTAGTctctaactaaaattaattattcaattggtctttaataattaattccGTCAGTCATTTAGGTCTTTGGCTTTGTCAATTCTAACGAaagacaaaatggtccctgataactctaacaggggacaaaatgattcatgacaactctaacaagggACAAAATGATCTCTGACTCTTTTATTCAAAAACAACACTAttcttttccaatttttatcatatctcgcataaccctAACATTCATGCTCTCCTTCTTTACCTTCACGgtcttcttttccatcttttcctTCCTTCTCTTGAGCTCCAAGATTAAGCGATGGTATAATTGTCACACATATTGCATCTACCTTAACATGTCATGGAGCACACACTTTCTAAATCTCTGTGATTGgtacatccacctcctctgcacTTCACTCACCAGAAGCATCCACTTCCACGTTCTCGGTAACATCACCTCCAATCCTGACATCGTCCACGACATTGTTTCACAACTACTCCAAAGGCACGCCTTTCTTCACTCTCTGGcaagcaatatagattgttggacattTGAATATCATGAGAAGATTCTCCTTcgacatcatatgcaaattctcatttgaaatagacacTGAGtgcttcattttttctttcttggagTCCAAGTTGGCAGACAGCTTCAACCTTGCATCCAAGCTATCAGTACAACGAGCAATATCGCCATTGCCAcgcatataaaaattaaagcgattactgaacattggtttgaaaaagaagttgaaggaagcgATCAAAGTGGTGGACAACGTGGTCATGGAGATGATAGGGcagaggaggagggagatggcaACGACGACGATGAGTCTTAACAAATCAGACCTGCTGTCTAGATTCATGGGATCCATCAAAGACGATAAGTAGTTGAGAGACATAGCTTTACTTTCctgagtatgaattggttgagaacaagttgagaattttttttcttgtgaacattgAAATTGTAGAGTGTGCATTGTGTAGCTTGAAGTTACAGTGTTAGATTGTTAGTGTTATGCAAGATATAATGAAAATTAGGAGAGAATAGTGTTGTTTCCGAACAAAGAAGATTAGGGACTATTTTATCCcatgttagagttgtcaggaaCTATTTTATCATCCGTTAGAGTTGACGGAATAAATGACCTAAGTGATTGACAGAGTTAATTGTTAGagaccaatcgagtaattaattttagttggaaACTAAAGTGTCTGGTCTAAAATTCTTTAAGGACCAAAATGTGTATACTCCTGATAGAAAGAATTATTTTCGGTCTAGAATTTCTCTTATAGAAATAAGAAattcgttgtaagcatagctccaaaccaactaataatcctcacatcaaattttaatatttggttgtcacaagtacaaacaccaataagaattaaccgaagtatttaaacctcgggtcgtctcacaaggaattgcaatgaagtgatcaattattggctatgaagaatAAGGGGGTTTGATTTGGTAAAAGGGCAAGAAAAGTAAGTAACAAGAGAGTAAATGataagaactaataaaataaaggaaatgaaCTCTTGGCTAAAACTTGGAAATTGAGATTAtcatccttgtctacaaaccatgtattgacaattatgaaGAACCAAACTCATTAAGTCTATTTCTATGCTTGAAGTAtgtcaaatggcttgatcaacatcaattcataagtcctaacctagctactaattgacttagtagtaggctagtgtcaatggttatcaaattgaccacATATGGTTCTTaaatcaccaattcaatgagacccaatgactcaatgtcactcaattcccttagcctaggtcaagagtaaagaaaactaTTCAATAACTAGAGAAAACATTTTAAcaaacacctagagtgcaataaaagtaaacatcacaaatTGTAAGAATTACTGAAAGCTATAACCACATGAGTAAGAAATCACAATAGCAACTAAGATAAACATAAAGAGatatgaaaacataaaattgcattaaaagggaATTAAGATCCAATAAAAGCATTCACAAATATAAAAGTgacatcaaagaaaaattaatactaaGAAACTAGCGAATTGAATTACTAGAGCATGAGAATGTAGAAAAAACAggatgaaaacaagaaattaaaactaGATCTAGGATGTAATTGActtaagaaccctaattctagagagaagagggggcttctctctctagaaaactaacctacatgatgctaatcTACAACTAAGTGCTCCCCCTTTGTTCAAGCTTGAATTATGCATGAAATAGCCTTAGGGATGAGTTGGACTTGGGTCTGGGCAGCTCAAAAATCACCCCCAACGTTTTCACTTTAACGAGGTCACGTGCCTGctgtgacgcgtacgcgtcatgtcacgcgtacgcgtcatgtcacgcgtacgcgttgcctGACGACCTCAtcttcacgcgtgcgcgtcatgccaggcgtgcgcgtcgatgtatgcactccaaatccttgattttccatgaattctccaacttgcatgcttttctctttacttcttccatccaatacttgccttataaacctgaaatcactcaacaaacacatcaaggcatcaaatgaaattaaagtgaattaaaaatcaccaatttaaggggttaaaaagcatgttttcactcttaagcgcaaaattaggaaaaattacaaaatcatgctgtttcattgaataaatgtgagaaaagttgatgaaATTTCctaaattaagtacaagataaatcacaaaattggagtttatcaACTCCCTTACACAAAAATGATTTAATCTTGCGAGAGGAAAGTGACACAGTTGGATGGGTTTCACCTGAATTCATCACTCATCTAAATTCTTATTATTCTCTGGGTTTGTTTataagatattaaaatatagTGGAAACTcaagtataattaattttatataaaattgatagttaagagttattaaatgatttaaaaaGTTGGaccaaattttcatctaacaattttcaattatcaatttcacgtgaagttatCTAAATTCTCACCttaaaatatagatataaaatcataaaactatttttgacagataaaacataaatataaatattatattctaaaatattaaaatagtatattttacattttttataaaaaaataaaaaatatacattgttatcattatttttttataattatattttataacgttctatttttttctaaatttttacgaaaaaaaagataaatcaaatcttttattacattttatttatatttaatttattattaaataaaattctatCTTTTGTATCAAAATAATGTAACTTatgttcttttttctctctctttaattttagttgagttaaatttaaacataaattagaaatttaagttaatttttttacaaattacaaaatatgATTTACCATTTGAAATAGAAtacttgataaaaaaattttgattttagttaagattttaattctaatttaaacAAGTTGTAGTTACTGCTGTTACTTAATGAATTATACGTGAACCTATCACATATTATAAAGTTAGAAAGAATCGTTTACCATTTATATTTTAAGGGATTTCAAAGCAAggataacaaattttaatatgatttagTGACGGTGAAATCcttaaaatgtgataaaatttatgtataaaGAGTAAAATTGCAtgtgaaaatgaattttgcaaagTTGTATTATTGCTTGtcattagttattaatataaaagtaGTATTTatatgaaagatattttttatttcttcaagAAGacaatacatttttttttataactaacCAAACTAATTTTAccattatttttgtattataataGTATCATTATAGCTCCCTTCAAAATTAAGGTGACTTTAGGAGCAAAGTTTAAGTTTAGTAGTAAACTTTGTGaataaattcaagaaaatagGTAAGGGTGTTCATGGGTCGGGTAAAATCGGATTTGATGTGACCCAAATCTGACCCGAAATATATATCGTGCTTATTTGTTAGACT from Arachis duranensis cultivar V14167 chromosome 4, aradu.V14167.gnm2.J7QH, whole genome shotgun sequence encodes:
- the LOC107486030 gene encoding mogroside IE synthase-like, with amino-acid sequence MEKKNIDPRKPHCLVLSYPAQGHINPMIQFSKLLVHEGVKVTLATTCFYSKSLQKVPPYISLESISDGFDNGGFVEAGNFKAYLGRFWEVGPQSLSELIEKLAKLGNPIDCIIYNSFLPWALDIAKKFGIVGAVYLTQNLGVNSIYYHVQLGKIKVPLIEDEISLPSMPKLQLEDLPSFFQKCDDDEDQVLLDLLVGQFSNIDKADWILCNAIYELDKEVADWTTKIWPKFRTIGPNIPSVFLDKRIKDDEDYGAAAFKSEEECMEWLHNKPNGSVVYASFGSLVPLDEEQMREIAYGLRNSNHYFLWVVRTSEEIKLPKDFAKKSEKGLVVTWCSQLKVLAHQSVACFVTHCGWNSTLETLSLGVPTIVVPQWSDQITNAKYMVDVWKVGIRVPIDEKKIVKSEALRDCIKEMMECEKGKEMKNNAMQWKSLVLRAVSDGGGGSSHRNIIEFVNSFFPSEVTCPKLEITS